A segment of the Clostridia bacterium genome:
AGGCTTCTCTTTTGGAACAAATTCTTTCAACCGAATACTTGATAATTACAGATGGGGAAACATCTGTTTCGCCTTTTTTTAAATCCTTTTGCCATTGACTTTTAAACCTGTCCCAAGCATGCACAGCATTTTTAGCTTTTACTACAACTTTACCTGCCCAAACATTCTTACCTTCTTTACAGAGATACTCAATCAAATAAAAATCCATTTTACAATCTCTCCTTTCAAATTCACATTCTAAACATACTGTTCAATACCACCCCAGCCGCTCCGCTATACCATACACAAACCCGCTCCGGTAGCGGTGGAAGGTTGCCCGATCCATTGCCGCTATCCCTGCCATCTGGTCGGCGGTCAAGTCGAAGCGGTTTCGGCCCTCCATCTGCACCTTAATCTCCGGTGGTGGCTCCCAATCTATTGCAAGCCCATACTTTATCCAAATTACTTTACGGCCTTCCTCTCTTGCCCTGGCATAGGTATCAGCTATAGCCCTTGTAATTCTTTCCATCTCACGCAAAAGTAGACTATCCGCCAATCTCGTACCTCGACGCTCCACCTTGCTTTCCGGGTACAAATCCTGCCCCACGGCAACCGCAACCGGAGACTCGCCGCTTAAGATAATCTCCCGCCGCAGTTCCTCTATCTGCCGCAAGGTGTCATAGTAGGCATATATTTCCGCCTCGATATGCCTGTAAGTTGCTCGTTTAAGCTTCATTTTGCCACCCCCACCGGCTGTGTTATAATCTAGGTGTCAAAGCCCTTTTAACCCCGGCAGGGGTTGTTTTTTATGTAGCTGCCTCACCAGCCAGAAGTCCCCCGGTACCAGGCTTAGGTCTCTCGCGCATAAGTTGCTCCCACTGCCTAAAACTTAGGCTAAGCGTAAGCACAGGCTGTGGCCCCAGGCTGGAGCGCAAGCCAGCCCAGGACCATAAGAACGCCGCAACGCTTGGTTGGAAGTATTCAATATACTCACCGACAGAAATCAGGCCGAACATTCTTCCCGTTTCCTCTCCACCGTTACCACGCTCCAGTACCCATCGAGCTCCGGCACACAGACTGCCACCAATCCATCGCCCAGTGACACCTCAATTGCCATATCGCGAACCTCGGCGCCGCTCGGCAGCATCCCTAGAAGGTGCCGCCTCACCCGGGCCGCGGTAAGCTCGCCAGCGCCGCCGCGCTCCCTCCAGCGCTGGCGCGCATGGCTAGTAATCATCACCGTCGTAGAACGCCTGCGCCTCGGCATATCGCTCATCCTCCGCCTCCGCCGGTAACCATGGAATTGCTTCTGGGAGTTCGCTCAAGACTATTTCTGCCCGCTCATCTTTACGGTTGGCCGCCGGGTATATACCGGTCCCGCCGCCGTAAGCCACAATCTGCCTGTCATTTGGGATAACCCCAGCGTACTGTAGGCCATCCTCCACAGCTTTGAGGTAATTACTGAGGTCCCCGCGGCGCTGTCCGCAAAGGTAAAACCTTGCGGTTAGACACACCGGCCCGCTCAGCACCGGAACCCCCGCCGCCTTAGCGGCCCAGGCTACGGCTTCCTGGTAGGCCAGGCTCCTTCTGGCGCGGCTTGTCCACTTCCCCCGCTGAGTCATTCTTGCCGCCGGGACAGGGCGGCCGGGAACCACAAAGCTAACCATCTCGGTGCGCTCCTTTCTGACGGAGCCGTCCAACCCAGGCCTGAAGGTGCTCATCCCAGGTCGCCTCGTACCGGACAGCCAGGGTAAGCCCCCGGCGCTCAAGGGCGTGCACCAGCGCCGCGCAGGCGAAAACCTTGGCCATCTTGCTGTCCTGCCCCTGTTTCACCGGAGCCGGGCGGCAGGGTATGCCGTCATCCTCACGCCTGAGAGTAAGGATGGAGCCATCAGGGCTGAGGTAGCACGCAATCCTGTCCCCGGGTTTAAAGCTCGCACCAACCAGCCCGCCCATGTATACCTGATGTCGCTTGGTAACCGAGATAAACGCATCTTTGAGCCGTACTCCGCTGTGACCGCTCGCAAACCGCTCGCACAATGATAGGTCAATGGTAGTGTGCACCTCCCCCGCCGGCTCAGGCCGGATTCTTTCCTCCTTCTTTGCCGGCCCAGGCTCGCGCAGGGTAATGATGTCGCTGGACCTACTTCCGCCAATCACTTCGGCTAGTCTTGCCATCGTATCTACCTCCCTTCATCTCAGCCTCACGGGCAGCACCAGATACAGGCATGCAACTTCTTTTTCTTGTCGAGGTCTGATAATTGCCGGGCCTGTTGGGCCGTTAAATTCAATGACTACTTCTTCTGCGCCAACTGCCTGTAGCCCGTCCAGCAGGTAACGAGCGTTAAAGGCGATTTCCAGCTCCTCGCCTTCAATCTTGGCTGGAAGCTCTTCGTGCATTTCGCCTCTCTCCTGCCAGGCACTTTCGACAGACACGGATTGGCCGGACAGCTTCAGCCGCAGCACAGGCGTCTTGGTTTTGTCGTCCGGCCTGCCTATTACTAGAGCTCGCTGGACGCTGGCAGCAAGCTCACCAGCGTCGATCTCTATCCTGGTCTGCCACTTTTTCGGAATAACCTGCTGGTAAGCAGGAAATCTTCCCTCCAGCAGCCGCAATTCAGTCTCAAAATCTTTTGTTGATAGGGTACATGCGTTCTCAGCTATCCCGAAAAGAAATTGTTCCCTGCTTAAAAGCCGGATCATGTCCAGCAGGTTTTTACCGGGAACCAAAATGCTCCAGGGTTCAAGCGGGGTGTCCAAGACTTTGCCCCAGGCATAGGCCAGCCGATGGGTATCGGTAGAAACCACATGCAGAGTACCTTCTGCGTCCGCCTCAATAAAGATTCCGTTAAATACCCTACCGGTATCGTCTCTGGCTACAGCTGCGCCGCCCTTCTGCACTGCCGACCTAAAGAAATCGACAGGCAGTGAAAAGCCGTTGCTTGTTACTGCTGGGAATCCCGGAAAGTCTTCCACGGGGTAACCATTGATTTTCCAGCGCGAGTCTCCCCGGCTCAGAAGCACCGACCGAGGAGCATCGGGGTCGCTCTGTATAAAGAGCGGCCCGGGAGGCAGAAAACGTGCCAGATCGGCCAGATCTCGGGCGGGAAGAGCTATCTCCCCCTCTTCCTCCACCTCGGCAGTAATGCTAAGCCGGACGGAAAGCTCCAAATTGGTCGTGGTTAAAGCAAGCGTACTTTCCCAGGCCCTAAGCAACACTGCTCCCAGGATTGGTAAAGTGCTGGTGGGAGAAGAAGCCTTCAGGGTTATCTGCAATGCCTTATGGAGATCTTCCTGGTTAACACGAAGCCGCATTGTCTCCAGTCACTCCCCTTGCTCTCAATTCCAACTTCCTTATCCGCTTCACACTCTCGGCCATGTACTCTCTCCTTCTCTGCTCAATGGCCTCATGGCATTCCTTACAAACTCTCCGTCCGGGCATGGCCTGTCCGCCGCAGATGGTGCAGTCAGGCATACTCATTCCTCATGCCATCGTGCATTTTCTTGATCCATAACTCCTCAACCGGACACGGCACGCAATCAGGAAACTCCCGGCACACTAGGTCTTTCAACAGCACGTGCGCCGCATCTACATGCTCTCTAACTCGTTCCAACGCGACTTTTACCGGAATGGACATGACTCCTCGCCTTCTTTCTTCTCTGCCTCCAGCTGGCCCATTATCTTGCTAAAAAGGTGCTTAGCCAGCCACAGGCAGTAACAGCCGGTCACGTTTTCGCTGTTCCTGGACTGCCAGATAGCACAGTTGTCGCAGTGACCGTCAAACCGGTTGCATACATTGGTGTTCAATAGCTCCAGCGCATCATCGACCAGCCCCTTAACCCGCCTGATAACGTCCATTTCGGGTGTAATAACCACGGGGATCACCTCCCTCCATGCTTGCTCATGTACCTGCCCACCGGCACCAGCTCGCCCTTCTCCCGCCAGATGATCGTCCGCATGAGCAGGTCGTGCTCTTCCAGCGCCTTCTCCCAGCACTCGCGGCAACGGCCCGTTATGCCTATGTCCTTTGCCGCGAAAACATTTCCGCAACTTACACAGCGGAGCGGCCCTTCTATCATTGACATGGTTACTCGCCTCCTTTGACTTCAGGGCGGGCCGGATTCGAACCGGCTGTGGCGGTCACCCCGATATTTACCTCGGGGTCAGGGTGTCGCCGCCCCGACGGCAGTTTTCGCTGTTTTACGGAGGTGGCAGACGCGGTATCCTAGCGGTGTGCACCCCTGCCTATTCGTTCACCTGCTGCCATTTGCCATACCAGCCCCCCGGCGTGTTCCCACCACGCCGCCGCCCTGAAAACTTTACTCCAGCGGGCACAGACACATTTTTTCCTCGATCATGCGCTCGATGGCGTCTATGATGTTTTCCACCTGCTGACGCTCGCCGTCATGCCACGCCCGCTTCAGCCCAGCTTCCTTCCACAGCGTCTTGATGTAGTAGACTAACAGGTGCTTGGCCTCCTCTCTGGCCAGCTCGTAGCGTTCAGACATTTTGCTCATTTCCCCCTCGCAAATGACTCAATTCATAGAACGTTACCTGTACGTCTGCAACCATAATCGCCCTACCTATAACCTCCACCACCCACGGTACTACGGCATCACCCAAAGC
Coding sequences within it:
- the dnaN gene encoding DNA polymerase III subunit beta, coding for MRLRVNQEDLHKALQITLKASSPTSTLPILGAVLLRAWESTLALTTTNLELSVRLSITAEVEEEGEIALPARDLADLARFLPPGPLFIQSDPDAPRSVLLSRGDSRWKINGYPVEDFPGFPAVTSNGFSLPVDFFRSAVQKGGAAVARDDTGRVFNGIFIEADAEGTLHVVSTDTHRLAYAWGKVLDTPLEPWSILVPGKNLLDMIRLLSREQFLFGIAENACTLSTKDFETELRLLEGRFPAYQQVIPKKWQTRIEIDAGELAASVQRALVIGRPDDKTKTPVLRLKLSGQSVSVESAWQERGEMHEELPAKIEGEELEIAFNARYLLDGLQAVGAEEVVIEFNGPTGPAIIRPRQEKEVACLYLVLPVRLR
- a CDS encoding RusA family crossover junction endodeoxyribonuclease, giving the protein MVSFVVPGRPVPAARMTQRGKWTSRARRSLAYQEAVAWAAKAAGVPVLSGPVCLTARFYLCGQRRGDLSNYLKAVEDGLQYAGVIPNDRQIVAYGGGTGIYPAANRKDERAEIVLSELPEAIPWLPAEAEDERYAEAQAFYDGDDY